One Palaemon carinicauda isolate YSFRI2023 chromosome 4, ASM3689809v2, whole genome shotgun sequence DNA segment encodes these proteins:
- the LOC137639307 gene encoding uncharacterized protein, whose product MREAARELRKEAHVTVRRADKTAAFVLIGTEEYHSKLDQILGDSSKFEKLSYNPTEEIKRETNKTIGKINTATNAVHFQNITEDLSPGYLYGNGKTRKNGNPLRPIISQCPTPKYHLTKRLNSLLTPYVLNEYSVASSTEFLGKLKGSPTSGTIASLDVESLFTNVPVGETIDLILERVYRDPSTPTLNIPEEALQTLLEDMETLCRTFEESSCLRFTVEHSKIGRLPFLDVLISPNTTGFDTSVYIKPTSLGLCLNGDSECPTRHKASTIKAYVHRALSHCPS is encoded by the exons ATGAGGGAGGCAGCCAGGGAGCTGAGGAAGGAGGCCCATGTGACCGTGAGGAGAgctgacaagactgctgcctttgtcttGATAGGTACGGAAGAGTATCACAGCAAACTTGACCAGATATTGGGAGATTCATCCAAGTTTGAAAAGCTCTCCTACAACCCCACCGAAGAGATCAAGAGAGAGACCAACAAGACAATTGGAAAAATTAATACAGCCACAAACGCCGTCCACTTCCAGAACATCACTGAGGATCTTAGCCCTGGTTACCTATATGGTAATGGGAAGACTCGTAAGAACGGCAACCCACTCagacctattatcagccagtgcccgacGCCGAAATACCACCTGACAAAAAGACTTAACAGCCTCTTGACCCCTTATGTTTTGAATGAGTACAGTGTCGCCTCATCTACTGAGTTCCTGGGTAAGCTAAAAGGGTCCCCCACCAGTGGCACCATCGCTTCACTGGATGTGGAGTCCCTTTTTACTAATGTACCTGTTGGAGAGACCATTGACTTGATCCTggagagagtctacagggacccttctactccAACCCTGAACATCCCCGAGGAGGCCCTCCAAACTCTGCTTGAA GACATGGAGACTCTCTGCAGGACGTTTGAGGAATCCAGCTGCCTGAGGTTTACAGTCGAACATAGCAAAATTGGAcggctgcccttcctagatgttctcatatctcctaacactaccggatttgatactagtgtgtacattaagcccACTAGCCTTgggttatgcttgaatggagacagtgaatgccctaccaggcacaaggcctccaccatcaaggcctATGTCCacagagccctctcccactgccCCTCTTGA